The Streptomonospora litoralis genome window below encodes:
- a CDS encoding RNA degradosome polyphosphate kinase translates to MDREEGWLRFNQRVLELAEDADVPLLERARYLSIFAGNLDEFFMVRVAGLKRRIATGVAVTSATRHHPDDLLQHISDFSRELMLRQARCFHESVAPALAEAGIRIVRWDELDAAERARMHEFFHGSVYPLLTPFAVDPAHPFPYISGRSLNLAVTVRDPQTGRTMFARVKMPSALPRFIDLGADRFVPTEDVVAGHLQVLFEGMEVLERHAFRVTRNADLEVDEDETDDLVQSLENELRRRRFGPLVRLEVEETISEDAVAILRRELGAEDREIYAVPGPLSLAGLDRIANLPRPELRFSPMVPVEPQDLAHDDFFDAVRRRELLVHHPYESFTTTTERFLALAAADPRVVAVKQTLYRTSGDSPIVESLIDAARAGKEVVVLVEIKARFDEQNNILWARKLEEAGCHVVYGVVGLKTHCKLALVVRQDDDGVLRRYCHVGTGNYNPSTARIYEDFGLLSADPEVGEDLSDLFNHLTGFSRKAEYRRLLVAPSALRDGLMRCVQQEMDNHRRGLPARIRIKVNSLVDEDIIDALYEASRVGVPVDLWVRGSCVLRPGLEGVSETIRVRSILGRFLEHSRIFVFENGGEPQVWLGSADLMPRNLDRRVEALIRIEESAQRARLVGLMDLAMADSTASWRMEPDGGWHRVTRDDAGERLLELQSALRSDRHLRAVDG, encoded by the coding sequence CTGGACCGCGAGGAGGGCTGGCTGCGCTTCAACCAGCGCGTGTTGGAGCTCGCTGAAGACGCCGACGTACCGCTGCTGGAGCGCGCCCGCTACCTCTCCATCTTCGCCGGCAATCTGGACGAGTTCTTCATGGTGCGCGTCGCCGGACTGAAGCGTCGGATCGCCACCGGCGTGGCCGTCACCTCCGCAACCCGCCACCACCCCGACGACCTGCTGCAGCACATCTCCGACTTCTCCCGCGAGCTGATGCTGCGGCAGGCGCGGTGCTTCCACGAGTCGGTGGCCCCCGCCCTGGCCGAAGCCGGAATCCGCATCGTGCGCTGGGACGAACTCGACGCAGCCGAGCGCGCGAGAATGCACGAGTTCTTCCACGGCTCGGTCTACCCGCTGCTCACCCCCTTCGCGGTCGACCCCGCACACCCGTTCCCCTACATCTCGGGTCGTTCGCTCAACCTGGCGGTCACCGTCCGCGACCCGCAGACCGGCCGGACCATGTTCGCCCGCGTGAAGATGCCCTCCGCCCTGCCGCGCTTCATCGACCTGGGCGCAGACCGCTTCGTGCCGACCGAGGACGTCGTCGCCGGCCACCTGCAGGTGCTGTTCGAGGGGATGGAGGTGCTGGAGCGCCACGCTTTCCGGGTCACCCGCAACGCCGACCTGGAGGTCGACGAGGACGAGACCGACGACCTGGTGCAGTCGCTGGAGAACGAGCTGCGCCGGCGCCGCTTCGGACCGCTGGTGCGCCTGGAGGTCGAGGAGACCATCTCCGAGGACGCGGTGGCCATCCTGCGCCGCGAACTGGGCGCCGAGGACCGCGAGATCTACGCGGTCCCGGGGCCGCTCAGCCTCGCGGGGCTCGACCGGATCGCGAACCTGCCGCGTCCGGAGCTGCGCTTCTCGCCGATGGTGCCCGTCGAACCGCAGGACCTGGCCCACGACGACTTCTTCGACGCGGTGCGAAGACGGGAACTGCTGGTCCACCACCCCTACGAGTCCTTCACCACCACGACCGAGCGCTTCCTGGCCCTCGCCGCGGCCGACCCGCGAGTGGTCGCCGTCAAGCAGACGCTGTACCGGACCAGCGGCGACTCCCCGATCGTCGAGTCGCTCATCGACGCCGCCCGCGCCGGCAAGGAGGTCGTCGTCCTCGTCGAGATCAAGGCGCGCTTCGACGAGCAGAACAACATCCTGTGGGCCCGCAAACTCGAAGAGGCCGGGTGCCACGTCGTCTACGGCGTCGTCGGCCTGAAGACCCACTGCAAGCTGGCCCTGGTGGTGCGCCAGGACGACGACGGAGTCCTGCGGCGCTACTGCCACGTCGGCACCGGCAACTACAACCCCAGCACCGCCCGCATCTACGAGGACTTCGGCCTGCTCAGCGCCGACCCCGAGGTCGGCGAGGACCTCAGCGACCTCTTCAACCACCTCACCGGTTTCTCCCGCAAGGCCGAGTACCGCCGGCTGCTGGTCGCACCCTCGGCGCTGCGCGACGGCCTGATGCGCTGTGTCCAGCAGGAGATGGACAACCACCGGCGCGGTCTGCCCGCGCGCATCCGCATCAAGGTGAACTCGCTGGTCGACGAGGACATCATCGACGCCCTCTACGAGGCCTCCCGGGTCGGCGTGCCCGTCGACCTGTGGGTGCGGGGCAGTTGCGTGCTTCGCCCCGGGCTGGAGGGGGTGTCCGAAACGATCCGGGTGCGCAGTATCCTCGGACGGTTCCTGGAACACTCCAGAATCTTCGTCTTCGAGAATGGAGGGGAACCGCAGGTGTGGCTCGGCAGCGCCGACCTCATGCCGCGGAACCTGGACCGGCGGGTCGAGGCGCTGATCAGGATCGAGGAGTCCGCGCAGCGGGCCCGCCTGGTGGGGCTGATGGACTTGGCGATGGCCGACAGCACGGCGTCGTGGCGCATGGAGCCCGACGGCGGTTGGCACCGGGTCACCCGCGACGATGCCGGTGAGCGGCTGCTCGAACTGCAGAGCGCCTTGCGCAGCGACCGCCACCTGCGGGCCGTCGATGGCTGA
- a CDS encoding NUDIX hydrolase, with protein sequence MAEHPDEPVTITSAFPPRDTAPSGYLEPIRAAGAVLWRGDPQACEVALVHRPDRDDWSLPKGKVKNSEHLLTAAVREVTEETGLLPVLGRRVPPQRYLKNGWPKQVEWWAATASGESSFAPNDEIDRLEWLPVAEARRRATYGHDIQVLDNFATGPAETFPLILLRHASAGDKNSWDDDDLLRPLDSVGRGDAGELSRVLTALGTPRVVSSAAARCTETMLSYAVANGAEMRTERAFTARTSGSDTVFDTEGAHAAFARLIDEGLPTVVCTHGELVPGLMREALDRLDAPVSQQLSLRKGTFWVLHLSSADRQLAAVERHSVRGG encoded by the coding sequence ATGGCTGAACACCCGGACGAACCCGTAACGATCACCAGCGCCTTCCCGCCCCGCGACACCGCCCCCAGCGGCTATCTGGAGCCCATCCGCGCGGCCGGTGCTGTCTTGTGGCGCGGTGATCCCCAGGCGTGCGAGGTCGCGCTGGTGCACCGCCCCGACCGCGACGACTGGAGCCTGCCCAAGGGCAAAGTGAAGAACAGCGAGCACCTGCTCACCGCCGCGGTGCGCGAGGTGACCGAGGAGACCGGGCTGCTGCCGGTGCTCGGCCGCCGGGTCCCGCCCCAGCGCTACCTGAAGAACGGCTGGCCCAAGCAGGTCGAGTGGTGGGCGGCCACCGCCTCGGGCGAGTCCTCCTTCGCGCCCAACGACGAGATCGACCGGCTGGAGTGGCTGCCCGTCGCCGAGGCCCGCCGCCGGGCCACCTACGGCCACGACATCCAGGTGCTGGACAACTTCGCCACCGGGCCCGCCGAGACCTTCCCGCTGATCCTGCTCCGCCACGCATCGGCCGGCGACAAGAACAGCTGGGACGACGACGACCTGCTGCGCCCGCTGGACTCGGTGGGCCGCGGCGACGCCGGCGAGCTCTCCCGGGTACTGACCGCCCTGGGCACTCCGCGCGTCGTCAGCTCCGCGGCTGCGCGGTGCACCGAGACGATGCTGTCCTACGCCGTGGCCAACGGCGCCGAGATGCGCACCGAACGGGCCTTCACCGCGCGGACCTCGGGTTCGGACACGGTCTTCGACACCGAAGGGGCGCACGCTGCCTTCGCCCGGCTCATCGACGAAGGGCTGCCGACCGTGGTGTGCACTCACGGAGAACTGGTTCCCGGCCTGATGCGTGAGGCGCTGGACCGGCTGGACGCCCCCGTCTCCCAGCAGCTGTCCCTGCGCAAGGGCACTTTCTGGGTGCTGCACCTGTCGTCGGCCGACCGGCAGCTCGCCGCGGTCGAACGCCACAGCGTCCGCGGCGGGTGA
- a CDS encoding SRPBCC family protein: protein MAKHQVSRSVVIDAPAERIFDILRTPGRHHEFDGSGTVQRASGGDERLGPGSRFGMDMRMGLPYRIANRVVEYEEDRLLAWRHFGPHIWRWTLEPLEDGTTRVTETFDYRRGAPAYILLGYPARNARGIEQTLPRLKRLAEEGVPDKDTAEGAE, encoded by the coding sequence ATGGCCAAGCATCAGGTATCGCGCAGTGTTGTGATCGACGCACCCGCCGAACGGATCTTCGACATCCTCCGTACACCGGGCCGCCACCACGAGTTCGACGGCTCCGGCACGGTCCAGCGGGCCAGTGGCGGCGACGAGCGCCTCGGCCCCGGCTCCCGCTTCGGCATGGACATGCGAATGGGCCTGCCCTACCGGATCGCGAACCGGGTCGTGGAGTACGAGGAGGACCGCCTGCTCGCGTGGCGGCACTTCGGCCCGCACATCTGGCGCTGGACGCTGGAACCCCTGGAGGACGGCACCACGCGCGTGACCGAGACCTTCGACTACCGGCGCGGCGCGCCCGCCTACATCCTCCTCGGCTATCCTGCCCGAAACGCCCGCGGCATCGAGCAGACCCTGCCCCGGCTCAAGCGCCTGGCCGAGGAGGGCGTGCCGGACAAGGACACCGCCGAAGGAGCCGAGTAG
- the alr gene encoding alanine racemase, producing the protein MPSSFAEARVDLGAISENVAALARRARGAAVMGVVKADGYGHGMLPATRAMLAGGATWLGTAFIEEALELRGAGITCPVVAWILPPHAPLAAAVAADIDLGVSAPPLIDDIAAAARETGRPARVHLKADTGLNRGGLTTEQWPETVAAAARAEAEGLIRVTGLFSHFACADEPGHPSIAAQTSAFHEALEIAAKAGLAPEVRHLANSAATLTLPESHFDLVRPGIASYGLSPIPGLAGTGLRPAMTLRTSVALVKRVPGGSGVSYGHRYTTDAPTNLALIPLGYGDGIPRAATNTGPVFVAGKRRTVSGTVCMDQFMVDIGDDASTAKAAGDGPEAVLFGPGDYGEPTAQDWADVLGTIPYEIVTRISARVPRVYDGAD; encoded by the coding sequence ATGCCATCCTCGTTCGCCGAAGCGCGCGTCGACCTGGGCGCCATCAGTGAGAACGTCGCCGCCCTGGCGCGTCGCGCCCGCGGCGCGGCGGTCATGGGCGTCGTCAAGGCCGACGGCTACGGCCACGGCATGCTGCCCGCCACCCGCGCCATGCTCGCCGGCGGCGCCACCTGGCTGGGCACCGCCTTCATCGAGGAGGCGCTGGAGTTGCGCGGCGCCGGCATCACGTGCCCTGTCGTCGCCTGGATCCTGCCGCCCCACGCGCCCCTGGCCGCCGCGGTGGCGGCCGACATCGACCTGGGGGTCAGCGCTCCTCCGCTCATCGACGACATCGCCGCCGCGGCGCGCGAGACCGGGCGCCCCGCCCGCGTGCACCTCAAGGCAGACACCGGACTGAACCGCGGCGGCCTCACCACCGAACAGTGGCCCGAGACCGTGGCCGCGGCGGCGCGGGCGGAGGCCGAAGGGCTGATCCGGGTCACCGGCCTGTTCTCCCACTTCGCCTGCGCCGACGAGCCCGGCCACCCCTCCATCGCCGCCCAGACGAGCGCCTTCCACGAAGCGCTGGAAATCGCCGCCAAGGCCGGGCTGGCCCCCGAGGTGCGCCACCTGGCGAACTCGGCGGCCACCCTCACCCTGCCCGAGAGCCACTTCGACCTGGTACGCCCCGGCATCGCGAGCTACGGCCTCAGCCCCATCCCCGGCCTGGCGGGCACCGGGCTGCGCCCGGCGATGACCCTGCGCACCTCCGTCGCCCTGGTCAAGCGCGTGCCCGGCGGCAGCGGGGTCTCCTACGGGCATCGCTACACCACCGACGCGCCGACCAATCTCGCGCTCATCCCGCTCGGCTACGGCGACGGTATCCCCCGGGCGGCGACGAACACCGGGCCGGTCTTCGTGGCGGGCAAGCGCCGGACCGTCTCCGGCACAGTCTGCATGGACCAGTTCATGGTCGACATCGGCGACGACGCGAGCACCGCCAAAGCCGCCGGGGACGGACCCGAGGCCGTGCTGTTCGGCCCCGGCGATTACGGCGAGCCCACCGCCCAGGACTGGGCGGACGTGCTGGGCACCATCCCCTACGAGATCGTCACGCGGATCTCCGCGCGTGTTCCGCGGGTCTACGACGGCGCCGACTGA
- the tsaE gene encoding tRNA (adenosine(37)-N6)-threonylcarbamoyltransferase complex ATPase subunit type 1 TsaE: MTETTRAAAPAPSHAPGGTGGDTRTAFRTAATDAEMRALGRRIAAELRPGDLLILSGPLGAGKTTLTQGIGEGLDVRGPITSPTFVIARVHPPLSGGPALVHADAYRLGGPDELDDLDLDTGLGESVTVVEWGEGIAEDLTDERLEITIARRADDIRGITLTGIGARWAGAALYAD, encoded by the coding sequence ATGACCGAGACCACCCGCGCCGCCGCACCGGCGCCTTCCCACGCCCCGGGCGGTACCGGCGGCGACACCCGCACCGCCTTCCGCACCGCCGCGACGGATGCCGAGATGCGCGCGCTCGGCCGCCGCATCGCGGCCGAGTTGCGCCCCGGCGACCTGCTGATCCTCAGCGGGCCCCTGGGCGCCGGTAAGACGACCCTGACCCAGGGCATCGGCGAAGGGCTGGACGTGCGCGGGCCCATCACCTCGCCCACCTTCGTCATCGCCCGTGTGCATCCCCCGCTGTCGGGCGGCCCCGCGCTCGTACACGCCGACGCCTACCGCCTCGGCGGCCCGGACGAGCTCGACGACCTCGACCTCGACACCGGCCTCGGCGAGTCCGTCACCGTCGTCGAATGGGGCGAGGGCATCGCCGAGGACCTCACCGACGAGCGGCTGGAGATCACCATCGCCCGCCGGGCCGACGACATCCGCGGCATCACCCTGACCGGCATCGGCGCGCGCTGGGCCGGCGCCGCCCTGTACGCGGACTAG
- the tsaB gene encoding tRNA (adenosine(37)-N6)-threonylcarbamoyltransferase complex dimerization subunit type 1 TsaB: MLLLAFDTATPAVTSAVCEADDGGGSGSVSVRAAASTVDARHHGELLSPQIADVLSRAGAEVTDLTHIAVGIGPGPYTGLRVGLATAHALAEALNVPCHGIPTLDALAFASGREEPFVAATDARRKEVFWARFADARTRTSDIAVDRPSAVDTAGLPVIGHGAHLYADVLGPAAGAEPHYPTAEALGEVALRRLAAGAELDEPRPLYLRRPDAAEPTAPKKVSQWQV; the protein is encoded by the coding sequence GTGCTCCTCCTGGCTTTCGATACCGCAACCCCGGCTGTCACCAGCGCCGTCTGCGAAGCCGACGACGGCGGCGGCAGCGGCAGCGTTAGTGTCCGCGCCGCCGCCTCCACCGTCGACGCCCGGCACCACGGCGAACTGCTGAGCCCCCAGATCGCCGACGTGCTGTCGCGCGCGGGCGCGGAGGTCACCGATCTCACCCATATCGCGGTGGGCATCGGGCCCGGCCCCTACACCGGCCTGCGCGTGGGGCTGGCCACCGCGCACGCCCTGGCCGAGGCCCTGAACGTCCCCTGCCACGGCATCCCCACCCTCGATGCGCTCGCGTTCGCCTCCGGCCGCGAGGAACCGTTCGTCGCCGCCACCGACGCGCGGCGCAAGGAGGTCTTCTGGGCGCGCTTCGCCGACGCGCGCACCCGTACCTCCGACATCGCCGTCGACCGCCCGTCGGCGGTGGACACCGCGGGGCTGCCCGTCATCGGGCACGGCGCGCACCTCTACGCCGACGTGCTCGGCCCGGCGGCCGGCGCCGAGCCGCACTATCCCACGGCCGAGGCGCTCGGCGAGGTCGCGCTGCGCCGCCTGGCCGCCGGCGCGGAACTCGACGAACCCCGCCCGCTCTACCTGCGCCGGCCCGACGCCGCCGAGCCCACCGCGCCGAAGAAGGTGAGCCAGTGGCAGGTATGA
- the rimI gene encoding ribosomal protein S18-alanine N-acetyltransferase translates to MSPGYRVRPMSEFDLPAVMELERALFPGDAWSEDMMRSELAESTRHYYVACRSGGAAGEDGPVMAYAGLRAVPPDGDVQTIAVDRSWWGRGVASALLTELLGAAYTRGVREVLLEVRSDNPRAKELYRRFMFTEIGVRRGYYRDGVDAIVMRCSAPAAAIARTRGGEPSEALEFGEPVEGAGEDEEKA, encoded by the coding sequence ATGAGCCCCGGCTACCGGGTGCGGCCGATGAGCGAGTTCGACCTCCCGGCCGTGATGGAACTGGAGCGCGCGCTGTTCCCCGGCGACGCGTGGAGCGAGGACATGATGCGCTCGGAGCTCGCCGAGTCCACGCGGCACTACTACGTCGCCTGCCGCAGCGGCGGCGCTGCGGGCGAGGACGGACCGGTCATGGCCTACGCGGGCCTGCGCGCCGTCCCGCCGGACGGTGACGTGCAGACCATCGCCGTCGACCGGTCCTGGTGGGGCCGGGGGGTCGCCTCCGCGCTGCTGACCGAGCTGCTCGGCGCGGCCTATACACGCGGTGTGCGCGAAGTGCTCCTGGAGGTGCGCTCGGACAACCCGCGCGCCAAGGAGCTCTACCGCAGGTTCATGTTCACCGAGATCGGTGTGCGGCGCGGCTACTACCGCGACGGCGTCGACGCCATCGTGATGCGCTGCTCCGCGCCGGCGGCGGCGATAGCCCGCACCCGGGGCGGCGAGCCGAGTGAGGCCCTGGAGTTCGGCGAGCCCGTCGAAGGGGCCGGCGAGGACGAGGAGAAGGCGTGA
- the tsaD gene encoding tRNA (adenosine(37)-N6)-threonylcarbamoyltransferase complex transferase subunit TsaD: protein MSAGDLPLILGIETSCDETGVGLVRGCELLSDEVASSVDQHARFGGVVPEVASRAHLEAMTPTVRRALDKAGVTLADVDAVAVTAGPGLAGALLVGVSAAKAYAMALGKPLYGVNHLVGHVAVDQLEHGPLPKPSIALLVSGGHTSLLLVRDLATGVQSLGDTVDDAAGEAYDKVARLLGLPYPGGPPIDRAAREGSAKAIRFPRGKWGDGTYDFSFSGLKTAVARWVEDSARDGRSLPVSDIAAGFQESVVDVLTRKAVDACLEHGVEHLVISGGVAANSRLRALAEERCADAGVTLRVPRPRLCTDNGAMIAALGAEVVAADLPPSTLRLATDTSLPVDRTLAA from the coding sequence ATGAGTGCTGGGGACCTGCCCCTGATCCTGGGCATCGAGACCTCTTGCGACGAGACCGGCGTCGGGCTGGTGCGCGGTTGCGAGCTGCTCAGCGACGAGGTCGCATCCAGCGTCGACCAGCACGCCCGCTTCGGCGGGGTCGTGCCCGAGGTCGCCAGCCGGGCGCACCTGGAGGCGATGACCCCGACGGTGCGCCGCGCCCTCGACAAGGCGGGGGTAACCCTGGCCGACGTCGACGCCGTCGCGGTGACCGCCGGTCCGGGCCTGGCCGGTGCGCTGCTGGTGGGCGTCTCGGCGGCGAAGGCGTACGCGATGGCGCTGGGGAAGCCGCTGTACGGCGTCAACCACCTGGTCGGCCACGTCGCCGTCGACCAGCTGGAGCACGGGCCGCTGCCCAAGCCCTCGATCGCCCTGCTCGTCTCCGGCGGACACACGTCTCTGCTGCTGGTGCGCGACCTGGCCACCGGCGTCCAGTCGCTGGGCGACACCGTCGACGACGCGGCCGGCGAGGCCTACGACAAGGTGGCCCGCCTGCTCGGTCTGCCCTACCCCGGCGGCCCGCCGATCGACCGTGCGGCCCGTGAGGGCAGCGCGAAGGCGATCCGCTTCCCGCGCGGCAAGTGGGGCGACGGCACCTACGACTTCTCCTTCTCCGGGCTGAAGACCGCGGTCGCCCGCTGGGTGGAGGACAGCGCCCGCGACGGGCGCAGCCTTCCGGTGTCCGATATCGCCGCCGGCTTTCAGGAGTCGGTGGTCGACGTGCTCACCCGCAAGGCCGTCGACGCCTGCTTGGAGCACGGCGTGGAGCACTTGGTGATCAGCGGCGGAGTGGCGGCCAACTCCCGCCTGCGCGCCCTCGCCGAGGAGCGCTGCGCCGACGCCGGTGTCACCCTGCGCGTGCCCCGTCCCCGACTGTGCACCGACAACGGCGCCATGATCGCCGCCCTCGGAGCAGAGGTGGTGGCCGCCGACCTGCCCCCGTCCACCCTGCGCCTGGCCACCGACACCTCACTGCCGGTGGACCGCACACTGGCGGCTTGA
- a CDS encoding Uma2 family endonuclease, whose product MLMRLPDREPQGGALRRHVEASPQPKGFRVEIIRGKIVMSPTPSFKHGGIITRIQQQIFAQIDPSRWPQQAFSVASLDDEDDYCSPDLVVVPRSLEDESGWLLDPDVVDLVVEVASPSNAAIDSTEKLDSYAEWRIPIYLLIDPRKGDVFVYSDPVDGGYRTTHSTRFGDTVELPAPLAGMRIDTSGFRTYD is encoded by the coding sequence ATGCTGATGAGACTCCCCGATCGCGAACCCCAAGGCGGAGCGCTACGGCGACATGTTGAGGCATCCCCGCAGCCCAAGGGCTTCCGGGTCGAGATCATCAGGGGAAAAATCGTGATGTCCCCAACGCCGTCGTTCAAACACGGCGGCATCATCACCCGTATTCAGCAGCAGATCTTCGCTCAGATCGATCCGTCCAGGTGGCCTCAGCAGGCGTTCTCGGTGGCGTCCCTCGATGACGAGGACGATTACTGCTCGCCTGACCTGGTCGTGGTGCCACGCAGTCTCGAGGACGAGTCAGGGTGGCTGCTCGACCCCGACGTCGTCGATCTCGTCGTCGAGGTCGCGTCACCCAGTAACGCGGCCATCGACTCGACCGAGAAACTGGACTCCTACGCCGAGTGGCGGATCCCGATCTATCTGCTGATCGATCCGCGAAAGGGCGACGTGTTCGTGTACTCCGATCCCGTCGACGGGGGTTATCGCACGACGCACTCCACCCGCTTCGGCGACACAGTCGAACTGCCCGCTCCCTTGGCGGGCATGCGTATCGACACCTCCGGCTTCCGTACCTACGACTGA